The DNA sequence aaagaTACATGTGTATGTGACTTGAATGTTCATAATACTGCAGCTTGTGATAAAGCATGCTCAAAAACCTTGTTTCAATGGAACTatcaatgaatcatttataataaatacatgcCAATTGTCTTTTTTGATATCACacattatattgttataataaatcatgacatatAAAGGCCTAAATATTGGTATTACTTTTGTGTTGACCGTTGTTTGCATTTAATGTTAGGGtgtatatttaatgtgtttgttggcttatgatttagattttttcctAAACGTTTCAACAACATAAGAACATGATTCTATTCATTACAGTCAGAATTACCTAAAACCAAATATAAGTCATTTTGCAAACAACACTTTACCTCAAAACAGTAATGTCGGCTCAATTTATTTCAATAATCACACAGAGTGGACAGACGTacataaacagataaataagtgttatagacaaaataaatacaatgcagTCATGTTAATAATTGCGAGGAAATAAATTTTTTCATTGAGAGACACCTGAAGTAGACACCGACTCAATAAAAATACAGTGTATCCACAGTCTGGACAATGAGACAAGATTACATAAACAGTCCTGGAAACTTACAGAGGAAAAAATGGCTATAGACTAAACTGAGACTGAGATGTGCTTTCtattaaaatgtgacaaatataattattttagtAAATCATTCTGTGGAAATTTTGATCTGATGACCTGATGATAATCTGATATTTGGTGCCATAACATGCGGCTGGGTATTATAAACTGAATGAGTCAGTATAAACAGAAGTATAAATCCTACTGAATGTACCAAATAAAGGTGAACAGAAGTCCATGCTCTGTATTGAATCCTGAATAATGATTATCAcagctgattgttttgtttgttttttgttgaccTTTTTCTTATTGCCTTTAATtcaattctttttattttttctgataATTACCTACAATTCACAGCATTACATAATCAAAGATCAATCAATCCATGTCATATGGATAATTATTTTCTTATGAATGCACACTTTTGCTACactgaattttaaaatgtgtttaaatgtatttttactcaGTGTCCATTctttacaattacatttaatattcttCTAAAAAGATTGACAAACATGACAGTTTAAGCCATGTACACGTGTTATCAGTGCCTGATGTATTACCACCAATCAGCAGAGTACCTGCTATCAGTTTTCCAGGATTGTGATTGGTCGAAAACAACTTTGGGAGGTGTGTTCAGCAGGAAAGCAGGAGGTACCTCTCCATATAAACCAGGGTTTCTGGTGAAGTCCTTTCATCGTCAAGATCACATAGCAACCATGAGGTCTCTTGTCTTCGTTCTGCTCATCGGAGCTGCCTGTGAGTATATGTGCCTCCTAACCAATAAGCCTAATCACTGAATTATAACAAAATTCACTTGAAGGCTAACTGTttggctctctgtgtgttttcagttgcCACAGATGACGACAAGATCGTCGGAGGGTATGAGTGCACCGCTCATTCTCAGCCCCATCAGGTGTCTCTGAACTCTGGTTACCACTTCTGTGGTGGCTCCCTGGTCAACGAGAACTGGGTTGtgtctgctgctcactgctaCAAGTCGTAAGCACATTCTTCATGTTTTCCCAGGATACTAGTGGAATCCAGATTTGTATGTAATAGTCATTTTAGTGTGTTCTTGCACTAATCTcctgtcttctgtctttctctagCCGTGTGCAGGTGCGTCTTGGAGAGCACCACATCAGGGTCAACGAGGGAACCGAGCAGTTCATCAGCTCCTCCCGTGTCATCCGCCACCCCAACTACAGCTCCTACAACATCAACAATGACATCATGCTGATCAAGCTGAGCGAGCCCGCCACCCTCAACCAGTATGTGCAGCCTGTGGCTCTTCCCACCAGCTGTGCTCCCGCTGGCACCATGTGCACAGTCTCTGGCTGGGGCAACACCATGAGCTCCAGTGAGTAGGAACTCCAGCACCGCACTTTATTTTTCATGCAGTGTAGTTCCAGTTTCCTCTAAATCTGCTTTTGTTCTCCAGCTGCTGATGGCGACAAGCTGCAGTGCCTGCAAATCCCCATCCTGTCTCACAGAGACTGTGACAACTCCTACCCTGGCATGATCACCGATGCCATGTTCTGCGCTGGATACCTGGAGGGCGGCAAGGACTCTTGCCAGGTCTGTAATTCAGTGTCTATGCAGAAATATAGCTGTATGAAACAAGTCATGATGAGTTTTGATTGGAATATTTGGAATTGAACTTCATCTCACACTATACTTTCTGTTGTCAGGGTGACTCTGGTGGCCCCGTTGTGTGCAACGGTCAGCTGCAGGGTGTTGTGTCCTGGGGATACGGATGTGCTGAGAGGGACCACCCTGGTGTCTACGCCAAGGTAAAGCTAAAATATCtctttattataaattaaatcaCTATTTCAATTGAATTTTCCCATTTTGCATGTCCAGCTGAAATTCAACATGTACActgatgtctgtctgtcctaACTAACGTCTTTCTGTCTCCATTCACAGGTGTGCATCTTCAACGACTGGCTGGAGCGCACCATGGCCAGCTATTAAATCTGATCATGCGATCACCATCTTCTTCTGCTGCCTTTACTCCATCATTTTACTTCTAGTAATGATGACGAGTTTTGAACAATGTACAGCTATTTAACATCTGAATCAATAAAGTCTTACACCTTGACTTCAATACAATtgttctttccatttttttgcctttgtcTTCCTACATTGTGGTAATCTAATCACAGGACTGTAAAACCCAGCCTTGATTTTTCACTGAGGTTTTCAAACAGTTCACTGTCCTTCATGATACAGTGGAAACAAGGCAATTACTGCTGCATATTATGCATATCCTGTATccactgtatttactgtattttaacaTTCAAAACAGGTATAATGACAATCCTTATCATTGTGAAAATAAGCCAGTTATATTAATTAAAGATACATGTGTATGCGACTTGAATGTTCATAATACTGCAGCTTGTGATAAAGCATGCTCAAAACCCTTGTTTCAATGGAACTatcaatgaatcatttataataaatacatgcCAATGATCTTTTTTGATATCACacattatattgttataataaatcatgacatatAAAGGCCTAAATATTGGTATTACTTTTGTGTTGACcattgtttgtatttaatgttagggtgtatatttaatgtgtttgttgtcttatgatttagattttttcctAAACGTTACAACAACATAAGAACATGATTCTTTTCATTATAGTCAGAATTACCTAAAACCAAATATAAGTCATTTTGCAAACAACACTTTACCTCAAAACAGTAATGTCGGCTCAATTTATTTCAATAATCACACAGAGTGGACAGACGTACATAACCAGATAAATAAGTGTTatagacaaaataaatacaatgcagTCATGTTAATAATTGCGAGGAAATAAAGTTTTTCATTGAGAGACACCTGAAGTAGACACAGACTCAATAAAAATACAGTGTATCCACAGTGTGGACAATGAGATAAGATTACATAAACAGTCCTGGAAACTTACAGAGGAAATAATGGCTATAGACTAAACTGAGACTGAGATGTGCTTTCtattaaaatgtgacaaatataattattttagtAAATCATTCTGTGGAAATTTTGATCTGATGACCTGATGATAATCTGATATTTGGTGCCATAACATGCGGCTGGGTATTATAAACTGAATGAGTCAGTATAAACAGAAGTATAAATCCTACTGAATGTACCAAATAAAGGTGAACAGAAGTCCATGCTCTGTATTGAATCCTGAATAATGATTATCAcagctgattgttttgtttgttttttgttgaccTTTTTCTTATTGCCTTTAATtcaattctttttattttttctgataATTACCTACAATTCACAGCATTACATAATCAAAGATCAATCAATCCATGTCATATGGATAATTATTTTCTTATGAATGCACACTTTTGCTACactgaattttaaaatgtgtttaaatgtatttttactcaGTGTCCATTctttacaattacatttaatattcttCTAAAAAGATTGACAAACATGACAGTTTAAGCCATGTACACGTGTTATCAGTGCCTGATGTATTACCACCAATCAGCAGAGTACCTGCTATCAGTTTTCCAGGATTGTGATTGGTCGAAAACAACTTTGGGAGGTGTGTTCAGCAGGAAAGCAGGAGGTACCTCTCCATATAAACCAGGGTTTCTGGTGAAGTCCTTTCATCGTCAAGATCACATAGCAACCATGAGGTCTCTTGTCTTCGTTCTGCTCATCGGAGCTGCCTGTGAGTATATGTGCCTCCTAACCAATAAGCCTAATCACTGAATTATAACAAAATTCACTTGAAGGCTAACTGTTtggttctctgtgtgttttcagttgcCATTGACGACGACAAGATCGTCGGAGGGTATGAGTGCACCGCTCATTCTCAGCCCCATCAGGTGTCTCTGAACTCTGGTTACCACTTCTGTGGTGGCTCCCTGGTCAACGAGAACTGGGTTGtgtctgctgctcactgctaCAAGTCGTAAGCACATTCTTCATGTTTTCCCAGGATACTAGTGGAATCCAGATTTGTATGTAATAGTCATTTTAGTGTGTTCTTGCACTAATCTcctgtcttctgtctttctctagCCGTGTGCAGGTGCGTCTTGGAGAGCACCACATCAGGGTCAACGAGGGAACCGAGCAGTTCATCAGCTCCTCCCGTGTCATCCGCCACCCCAACTACAGCTCCTACAACATCAACAATGACATCATGCTGATCAAGCTGAGCGAGCCCGCCACCCTCAACCAGTATGTGCAGCCTGTGGCTCTGCCCACCAGCTGTGCTCCCGCTGGCACCATGTGCACAGTCTCTGGCTGGGGCAACACCATGAGCTCCAGTGAGTAGGAACTCCAGCACCGCACTTTATTTTTCCTGCAGTGTAGTTCCAGTTTCCTCTAAATCTGCTTTTGTTCTCCAGCTGCTGATGGCGACAAGCTGCAGTGCCTGCAAATCCCCATCCTGTCTCACAGAGACTGTGACAACTCCTACCCTGGCATGATCACCGATGCCATGTTCTGCGCTGGATACCTGGAGGGCGGCAAGGACTCTTGCCAGGTCTGTAATTCAGTGTCCATGCAGAAATTTAGCTGTATGAAATAAGTCATGATGAGTTTTGATTGGAATATTTGGAATTGAACTTCATCTCACACTATACTTTCTGTTGTCAGGGTGACTCTGGTGGCCCCGTTGTGTGCAACGGTCAGCTGCAGGGTGTTGTGTCCTGGGGATACGGATGTGCTGAGAGGGACCACCCTGGTGTCTACGCCAAGGTAAAGctcaaatatttctttattataaattaaatcaCTATTTCAATTGAACTTTCACATTTTGCATGTCCAGCTGAAGTTCAACATATACActgatgtctgtctgtcctaACTAACTGCTTTCTGTCTCCATTCACAGGTGTGCATCTTCAACGACTGGCTGGAGCGCACCATGGCCAGCTATTAAATCTGATCATGCGACCACCATCTTCTTCTGCTGCctttcctccatcattttacTTCTAGTAATGATGACGAGTTTTGAACAATGTACAGCTATTTAACATCTGAATCAATAAAGTCTTACACCTTGACTTCAATACAATtgttctttccatttttttgccTTGGTCTTCCTACATTGTGGTAATCTAATCACAGGACTGTAAAACCCAGCCTTGATTTTTCACTGAGGTTTTCAAACAGTTCACTGTCCTTCATGATACAGTGGAAACAAGGCAATTACTGCTGCATATTATGCATATCCTGTATccactgtatttactgtattttaacaTTCAAAACAGGTAAAATGACAATCCTTATCATTGTGAAAATAAGccaattatattaattaaagaTACATGTGTATGTGACTTGAATGTTCATAATACTGCAGCTTGTGATAAAGCATGCTCAAAAACCTTGTTTCAATGGAACTatcaatgaatcatttataataaatacatgcCAATGATCTTTTTTGATATCACacattatattgttataataaatcatgacatatAAAGGCCTAAATACTGGTATTACTTTTGTGTTGACcattgtttgtatttaatgttagggtgtatatttaatgtgtttgttgtcTTATGATTTAAATTTTTTCCTAAACGTTACAACAACATAAGAACATGATTCTTTTCATTATAGTCAGAATTACCTAAAACCTTAGCAAATATAAGTCATTTTGCAAACAACACTTTACCTCAAAACAGTAATGTCGGCTCAATTTATTTCAATAATCACACAGAGTGGACAGACGTacataaacagataaataagtgttatagacaaaataaatacaatgcagTCATGTTAATAATTGCGAGGAAATAAATTTTTTCATTGAGAGACACCTGAAGTAGACACCGACTCAATAAAAATACAGTGTATCCACAGTGTGGACAATGAGACAAGATTACATAAACAGTCCTGGAAACTTACAGAGGGAAGAATGGCTATAGACTAAACTGAGACTGAGATGCACTTTCtattaaaatgtgacaaatataattattttagtAAATCATTCTGTGGAAATTTTGATCTGATGACCTGATGATAATCTGATATTTGGTGCCATAACATGCGGCTGGGTATTATAAAGTGAATGAGTCAGTATAAACCTAAGTATAAATCCTACTGAATGTACCAAATAAAGGTGAACAGAAGCTGTTCCTCTTAATCCCCTGTAATAATCATTGcagttgttttttaataatttccTGAAATTTGCatcatttaaaacttttttcatttgtttagtATCATTAATCAAGTATTATTAGAACTAATTCTTCACATTCATTATGTTATTGCATGACATGAAATGATATGCTGACttgcaatgaaaataaataaatatgaggtagagaaagacagaaataactCATACTATCTGTACATTTTACAGTAGTTATGAGACTGCACTCCCTACAGTTTTCATTTGTGAAGGCTAGAACCTTACAGCAAGCCAGCCTGTGAGAGAGTCTCCACCTGTCACTGTGTCTATAGGCCGAGTCAAGGTCAGGATGCTGATTACAACTTGTACTAAGCATACTGTACTGTGCTGAAACTGAGCCAAagccagaaagaaaaaaactaaaataacacaTATAGTTTTAAGGTGCATTTTTATGACACTAGatcattttttttcaagcaGAGTCCATGTAGAGTCCAACTATCAAAGCCCTACTTTGGATAAACTTTTAACACAGTAAGCACGGCAGTGTTTTCCCATCAGCACTCTTTGAGGGTTTTGATTGGTCAGCAGCGCCGGGAGTGTTCCTCGATAGTTGGCACTGGATAAAACAGGCAATAAAAACCCAGCAAAcctcctcttttcatctccCATCAGCTAAACATGAGGTGTCTGGTTTTCGCTTTGCTCCTCGGAGCAGTGTGTAAGTATGGATCACATATACAGAGCATCAACAATcagtatatatttattatgGGGTTTCAGATTACATCAATTACATGGCCAAAAAAATCTTGAACCCAAGAATGCAAatgaaatatgaacatttttttatgaaacTGAATGAAACTGATGTTAAGaattttttttcagttgctACAGAGGATGACAAAATTGTTGGAGGGTATGAGTGCACGCCTCATTCTCAGCCCCATCAGGTGTCTCTGAACTCTGGTTACCACTTCTGTGGTGGCTCCCTGGTCAACGAGAACTGGGTGGtgtctgctgctcactgctaCAAATCGTAAATATTCCTCCaacttgattaaaaatgtaaaaacatatcTTCTGTTCTCTGCTTTTCCTCCATAGATTCTCCCTCACGTCTTACTTCTCTTTCAGCAAAATGGACATTGTTCTGGGTGACCACAACCGTTGGTTCATGGATGGCAATGAACAGATCATTCCTGCTTCCCGCGTTATCCCACATCCCAACTACGAGTCCTGGCTTGTTAACAATGACATCATGCTTATCAAGTTGAGCCAGCCTGCCACCATCAACCAGTATGTGCAGCCTGTTGCTCTGCCCACTAGCTGTGCTCCTGCTGGCACCATGTGCAAAGTCTCTGGCTGGGGCGTGACCATGAACTCCTGTGAGTATCAAATAATGTCTCAAGTGATGCTGTTTTTCACTCCTTTATCTCTCCTTCTGTCACTGGTTTTGTATCTCCACAGCTGCTGATAGCAACAAGCTGCAGTGTCTGGACATCCCCATCCTGTCTGATGAGGACTGTGACAACTCCTACCCTGGCATGATCACTGAGGCCATGTTCTGTGCTGGATACTTGGAGGGAGGCAAGGACTCTTGCCAGGTTTGCATCTCTTTTGCGAAGTGCATAAAGCATTTAGTTAAGACTGGACTCTGATGTGTTAAATTtaatgttcctctctctctctcagggtgACTCTGGTGGTCCTGTTGTGTGTAACAGTGAGCTACAGGGTGTGGTGTCCTGGGGCTTTGGGTGTGCAGAGAAGAACCACCCTGGTGTCTATGCCAAGGTAAAAATAAGTTTGTTCatcactgttgtgttttatgacacagaaaaatacTATATGATTCATATAACCTGATTAGAGATGTAAGTTTTTCACTCATGTTTTCGTTCTTCTGTTTTAGACCTGCATTTTCACAGACTGGCTGCAGAGCACCATGGCTGCTTACTAAGTCCGGTCCAATCCTACCTCTGCTACAGCTGAGGTAGCAGTGTGTATAAAACTATGCTTGTTAAAATGGAGatgaacatgaaataaaatgtaagaCCCACATTTTTAGTCTGtgatttttattgttctttgtttctctATAATCTGGCAAATCCATAAACATTTGAAGAACAAGTACTTAAATGCAAATTAAAGAAATATGCTTTCTTAAGTAATTTAGGAAATTAGGAAAAGCAGAAACTTTAATGACAGACAGTGATATTGAGCAAATTTTATTGTTAACTTCAAGTTTACATTTCGTACAGATCCATGATTTAACAGCGATAATAATATGTGGTTGTTATCTTATGAttctaattttttaaaatcataataacacatgaacacatttctACATATTTTAGTCAGAATGAcctaaaacaaacattacagcAAATATAATTGACTCTGCAAACAACCCATTACCTCAAAGGAGTCATGTCAGCTCAATGTGTTTGAAGAGCAAACAACACACTGCAGTGGAGCTacatagataaacagatacatgagtgtaatagaataaataaaggcACTATAGTTATGTTAATATCTGTGAGAAAATATAAACAAGCAGGCAATATTTTCTTCTCTATGTAAATATTCAATAAtctttaaatgacagaaaactaTATTGAGCATGTTTTACtctaaatgtaataataataagtatatCTTAAATATAATATGCATATCTATTACATAATTTAGGCAAACCCtctcaaaataataaattagataataaaaaaatatatgaataaaaataagtaaattaaaGCCACCTATGTCacttaatagatagatagagagatagagagagagagagagagagagagagagagagagagactaagcGGAACGTTTAGTTGCCCAATTCCGTGACCAAGTCGGACACATTAAGCCGACGCACCACCAATGTCATACCTTGCAGTCGTCGCGTTGACAGCTGACCTCAGTGTTTGTGCTCCTCGGTAGATTTGAGCTAGTACTCGGACAGAGACCGGGTTAATAAACTCTGTGTGTGCCGCGGGACAAACTAACCGGACAAAATGCGCCTCACGTTAAATATGCTGATCTCTCACGGCCGTGTGGCCCGGAAGATGGGTCTGGGTCCGCGGTCCAGAATGGACATGCTCCGGAACATCCTGACTGGACTGGTCCGACACGAGAGGATAGAGACCACTGCAGCCCGAGCAGATGAAGTCCGCTTCTATGCCGAAAAGGTGACACCTGATGCTgctataataacaataataataatagtaacagtGATGATCATGAAATGTGCTGATACTATGTCACCTTTCTCCTCTGTTACACTCCACTCCTTATTCTGTTTGAATACATCaattataaaacaacaaattacTGTCTCTACTTAAATGGCCATACTTCCATGAGTTATCAGTTCAGTCCACTATATGCagggttgggagggttactctggaaatgtaataggttacacaTTACTAGTTacactatttaaaatgtaataagtaatacTAGTAACTAGGCATGGgctggtatgagattctggtggtatgataaccataagcaaaaatgctctaaaatgttcctaaaaggaagaaaaataaagacagacatgttaatttaacctgaatctgtaatgacagagtgaggggtcgtgatactctacgctgcagctgcaccacctgagggatttctgaccagcactttctgtctttgaccagactgaaaacagctcataccttaggaacagTATAACAGAAAATTTgtcggtttcggttatcgtggctttttcaaatcgcggtataccttgaacacggttatcatcccatgcctacctAACTACACTATTTAAATTACttaattcaaacacatcatccaggccaaaagcaacactgttgctgcagtaAAGCCAgaaaggaatgctggcagaaaatagccgACTCTGTTAAAGCGTAAATTCGTGAGATTATACGATATTAatttaaactaacttaatgtcgcttgAAAATCTGTACCTTTCATATAGGACATCAAAAggattgcatctatccctaaaaactctttcccTCCTAAGCGCTCTTCTCGTGATCCGTGCagcaatgttgacaggatctaagaatctaagaatgggcaggccattttccaagagaactgattggtcaggaggtggtgcttttatactcgttgatctcttatccagaacataacctgctccggacataagttaccatggtaatttaccccggtaagaagggAACCAGCGTTgtaggacggaaaacccaggtttaaccctgaagttacctcaataagagaaaatccagcttcgtagtgcAGGCCTCTGGAGTCATTCATGTACTAATCTCATCAAGACTAGACTAGACTACTATAACTACCTCCTTTCTGGAATAAACTGAAAGTCACCTCGTagcctgcagcagctcagcctcTAAGTGGTTTCAGCAGATGACTTCACATCACCCTGACAATCCTGGCATCTCTCCATTGGCTCCCAGTTTGatatttaagattttactgatcACTTGTAAAGCACAATTGGGTCTGGCTCCAAGCTACATAATGGATATGTTGGCCCCATAGCCAGCACACAGCCTTTGATCCTCAGGTGGGACCCTTCTGACTGTCCTGAAGTCGATGTTTAAATCTATAGGTGACTGTGCTTTGTCCATCAGGACCCCTGAGCTTTGGAACGACCTGCCTGAGGAGATGAGGCTCACAGCATCACtgacttcttttaaatcacttcttaaaacccatttttatagacttgtttttatgtgatgttgtcttgttattgcttttattctttttatttgtatttatttattgacttaTCTCTTTTACCATCTGTATCTTTCATcatccttctgtcttctttctgcCTTTTGTCTTAACTTTacaatcattttgttttgttttgtttcggCCTCACTGTTTGCCTTCCTGCTGATGTCGACAGTAtcctgtgtttcttttttgtctgttccaacacattttaaactctGTTTTAAAGATGCCATatgaataaagttattattattactattattactattatgtAATTTCCATAAGATTGGCTGGCAGGCTTTGAAAAACAGCTCCAAACCAAAAGTATACTAAACACAGAGAGGTGTTCACATTTTTCTGGCtgaatgataaaaacaaaacatatatctaatttttattattttgattgatACATACTCTACATACCTTGGTCCTGACTATGTTtttttcacagctgattgacTATGCCAAAAAGGGAGACACGGATGAGAAGGCGA is a window from the Scomber japonicus isolate fScoJap1 chromosome 10, fScoJap1.pri, whole genome shotgun sequence genome containing:
- the LOC128365792 gene encoding trypsin-2-like isoform X1, yielding MRCLVFALLLGAVFATEDDKIVGGYECTPHSQPHQVSLNSGYHFCGGSLVNENWVVSAAHCYKSKMDIVLGDHNRWFMDGNEQIIPASRVIPHPNYESWLVNNDIMLIKLSQPATINQYVQPVALPTSCAPAGTMCKVSGWGVTMNSSADSNKLQCLDIPILSDEDCDNSYPGMITEAMFCAGYLEGGKDSCQGDSGGPVVCNSELQGVVSWGFGCAEKNHPGVYAKTCIFTDWLQSTMAAY
- the LOC128365792 gene encoding trypsin-2-like isoform X2 — its product is MRCLVFALLLGAVFATEDDKIVGGYECTPHSQPHQVSLNSGYHFCGGSLVNENWVVSAAHCYKSKMDIVLGDHNRWFMDGNEQIIPASRVIPHPNYESWLVNNDIMLIKLSQPATINQYVQPVALPTSCAPAGTMCKVSGWGVTMNSCDNKLQCLDIPILSDEDCDNSYPGMITEAMFCAGYLEGGKDSCQGDSGGPVVCNSELQGVVSWGFGCAEKNHPGVYAKTCIFTDWLQSTMAAY
- the LOC128366245 gene encoding trypsin-1, translating into MRSLVFVLLIGAAFATDDDKIVGGYECTAHSQPHQVSLNSGYHFCGGSLVNENWVVSAAHCYKSRVQVRLGEHHIRVNEGTEQFISSSRVIRHPNYSSYNINNDIMLIKLSEPATLNQYVQPVALPTSCAPAGTMCTVSGWGNTMSSTADGDKLQCLQIPILSHRDCDNSYPGMITDAMFCAGYLEGGKDSCQGDSGGPVVCNGQLQGVVSWGYGCAERDHPGVYAKVKLKYLFIIN